The nucleotide sequence AAACATGAAAGAAATCTTGACGCATCTGGCATCTATTAATATCTATAGTGTATTAACAGCTGCTATTTGCTTAGCGGCAGTCCTGCTTTCACCGAAATTTCTACCTAAGATTCCCGGTTCGTTAGTCGGGCTTGTCTTATCAAGCGTTATTGCAACCTTGTTCTTCCAAGGACATGTCGCAACGATTGACTCTTCATTCGGAGCGATCCCGAGCACGTTGCCCCATTTCCATTTGCCCGAAATCACTTGGGATCGAATAAAAATATTGATTCAGCCAGCACTTATTATTGCTCTGTTAGGGGGAATAGAATCCTTGCTATCGGCTGTTGTAGCGGATGGGATGACCGGTACTCGCCATAACAGCAATCGTGAACTTATCGGGCAAGGCATCGCGAACATTGTGACGCCTCTATTCGGAGGAATCCCGGCGACCGGAGCCATTGCACGAACAGCGACTAATATTAAAAGTGGGGCTGCTTCGCCTTTCTCCGGTATTATTCACGGTATTGTCGTTTTTCTTGTACTCATTTTGTTTGCTCCATTTGCATCTAAAATTCCACTTGCAAGTATGGCTCCCATACTGATGTTGGTTGCGTGGAATATGAGTGAACGCAAACAATTTGCTCATATCCTGAAATCGAAAACAACCGATTCATTAGTTCTGCTGATCACCTTTTTACTAACTGCGCTTACGAATTTAACAACAGCCGTTGAAGTCGGCTTAATCTTGTCCGTACTTCTGTTCGTAAAGCGTATGAGTGAATTATTGAAGGTAGCTAAAGTTTTGCCCGACTCGACTGACAAACACGAGAAAGTGAAAGCGTACATGGTTAGCGAAGGCCATGACTGTCCTCAAATTAGCATTTTTACCGTTGAAGGACCGCTGTTCTTTGGTACCGCCAGTATTTTTGAGAGATCCGTCATGCACATGACCGATCATAAACCTAAAATTATACTGTTACGTATGTCGAAAGTGCCTCATATAGATACGACAGGCGAGGCCAAGTTAGCCCGATTGGTCAAAGATTTTCAGAAATTAGGCGGAATCGTGTTGATCTCAGGAATTCAGTTACAGTCCATGGAATTTCTCAAGAAAACAGGGTTGTATTCGCTCATCGGAGAAGACTGCTTTATTGATCATACGGGCGAGGCGATTAATATCGCATTAACTCGATTGGATCTCAACAAATGTATGGGCTGTAAACATTTCGCATTCCGTGAGTGCGAGTCATTGTCGAGTTCATCCAGAACGTTGAAGTACGAATTAACGAGTTAAAAACACCAGGTGGTGTGCCATAAGTTATGAGGTGACCCCTTGACTTATTTATATCGATTATGGTTTTTTAGGGATGTATCTCCTTCGTATTATTAGGTCAGCCAGTTATTTCTGGTTGGCCTATTTTTATAGGCATTCTATGATGGTGGTAGCCGGGAGAACGCGTATCTCCTTGGGGAGCTTACCCCGTACCGGAAACTGTTCTCCCACTACTCCCAATGACCATGTTTGGGCTGGTTGAGGCTTGAGACCTCGTATAACAAGCGAAGCTATGGGTTTGGAACCGTTGTGGGATTGCCGGCTAGAATGATATCAGGAGGAGCTGACATGGAACCAGTTATCGGACTGGATGTGGCAAAAGGCGCGAGTGTATTTCAAGCGTTCGTGAAGCGTAATGAGGTGTGTGGAAAGTCGGTAACAATTCGGCATACCGAGGAAGGGTTCGGACGACTTGGCGAAGTGATACGCACGCTTGAGGAACAAACGGGTAACCGAGCGGTTGTGGTTTTGGAGGCAACAGGGCACTATCATCGCATCGTTATAGCCTATTTGGAGCGTATGGAAATTACGCACTTCATCGTTAATCCGCTATTATCTAAACGTTCGAAGAGCGCACAGTTACGTAAGGTGAAAACAGATGCAGCGGATGCCTGGCATTTGGCCGAAATGTATTACAGAGGGGACGTGAAGCCTCATCGAACCTGGAACGAGTGCTACACGGAGTTGCAACACATAACAAGGCAACACGAGTTCGTGACCTCACTGTACGTGCAAGCAAAGCTTAATATGCGTGCTTTATTAGATCAGGTATTCCCAACCTATGAGGGGGTGTTTTCGGATCTTTTCTCCGCGACAGCTCTCACTACGTTGCAGATGTGCTTATCCGATCAAACTTTAGAATGGGACGAAGCCATTCGTAAACAAGCGAGTAAATCTCGTTCTGCATCGTGGATCTGCACGAAAATTGAGCATCTAGAGTTTATTTATCGACAATGGAAAGAGAACAAGAATAGCCCTACTCAGATGCAGATGCTGAAAAGCATGGTGTCGTTGCTTCTTTCCATGCAGGAGCAAATCGAGGTGATCGAGGACCAGATAAGACAACTAGCCGGAGAACTACCGGAAGTGGAGTTAATAAAAAGTATTCCGGGCATAGGTGATAAGCTTGCTGCAGCCATTATTTCAGAAATTGGAGACGCGCAACAGTTCCAAGATCCGAAGCAACTCGTGGCGTTTGCGGGGCTAGATCCAGGTGTTCATAGTTCAGGTCAGTTTGTGGCCACAAGCAGTCGAATAACAAAACGGGGCTCCAAACGGCTTCGCCGGGCATTATTTCTAGCCGTACAATGTGGATTAAGACGTGACGCCAACGCGAAATTAAAAGCCTACTACGATAAGAAAAGAAAAGAGGGCAAGCCCTACAAGGTGACGGTGATTGCTTGCGCCAACAAGCTATTGCATCACATTTACGCCATCTTGAAGAAAGGCCAGCCCTACCAACCATAATCCATATTTATCCAAAATCCTCCACGACCATGGAGGTTATTTGGTATGCAGTAAAAGTATATCAGCTAGATACATGTAAGCCAAGGGATTAAATGTTGACAAGTATTAGCTGGTTTCCGGTTGTTGTTGAAATCGTGAAATTTGAAGAGGTAACCCCTTAACAAGGTAATTTCACGATTTCAAAGACAAACGCTTCGCTCCTACAGGAGATACATACCCTCTTTTCTTTATCGATTTATCTAAGGTGAACCTAGAGGTCGGGTGATTTTACCTCGCCCACAATCTGCTCAAGTAAGTAGCGATTGGCCACAAACGGAGAGTGGAGAAACAGGAATGATCCCTGTTTCTCCACTCTATTTGTGTAATACGTTCATTTTTCATGAAAGCGAGCTATCTTGCCAGTGAGTTAACTTCTTTTGGGACACCCCCGGAGGTTATACAGACATTTGAATATTATCTCAAAGTTTTTAATGCACCGCTCCAAGCAAGCACTTGGTCAAGCATGCCATTAACATTGGTAAGATGCAGATCAGCTGGTTTGAAAACAGTTCCGTTCTCAAAATCAGTAAATAGTGACAATGCTGGATGTACACGAACATCCGCTACTAACAATTCCGCCAAGATTCCACGTAAGTGCTCAGCTGCACGAGCCCCACCCACGGAACCATAGCTAACAATACCAGCTGCTTTATTGTTCCATGCATCACGCGCATAATCGAGTGCATTTTTCAACGCTCCTGATATACTGTGGTTGTATTCTTGAACGATAAATACGAAGCCATCTAAGCTTGCAAGCTTTGCATTCCATGCTGTCGCTTGTTCTGTAGCATCGACCTCCCCCAAAAGTGGTAGCTTATAGGTTGCGATATCTACGATTTCATAATTAGCATCGTTGCGTTTATCAGCGATACTTTTTACCCATTCTCCGACTTGTGGACTTACACGTCCTTGTCGAGTACTTCCTAAGATAATTCCGATTGCTAAATTACCCACTTATTTTTTTCCTCCTGATTAGTTGATTTTTGAAATCTTGAAGATCCCATTTCCTATTATGTTTAAAGTTAAAGGCTAATATTCAAACCGTTCTTCTTGGAATGCGCGAAGATTGAATCCCTTAACAATTATCCATACGGGAAACACGATTTCGAATATCGCTCCTGGAACATACAGAATGGGCCCGATATCTTTGCCGAAAATCGACAGACAGCCGCTCGTGAGCAATGCTGCATAGCCGATGAAACCGATGACTGACAAAAATCGTGGAACCAGTCTCGATCGATACAGGACATTACAAAGCAACAAGCTACCCAAGCTCAGCACGATCATGGCCATTTGAAAGAGCACAGAATTCGCTTCTAACAATAAATTTCCTATCGTTTCAAAGGATGAACCCTTGGAAGCACCTAAGGGGATATAATCTTTGCTCAGCGTGATAAGTACTAGCGGAACGATTGCACTTATAATAAGTAGTGCAGACTCCAGTATCCGGGATCCGAAGTACCCCAGCGCAAACGCTTCGTTATGCTTCTTTAAGATGGGGTACAGAAGCATGGCAATCCCAACCACCGCCATGGCGTTTATTAACTCCAATAACGATCCCCAAAACACGTTAGTTCGGTCCGGATATAGATTGGTGAGGAAATCTGGGCGATTTAGCACGTGATCCAGAAGTCCATTTCCTATCATGTAAGTACCCGTCGACACCAGAAACAATACCCCTGCCACTCTTGCAATCTTATTCATGTTTATCTCCCCTTGGCTAATTTATAAGCAGTATAGCGCCAAGAGGATAGTGGACTGTAGACACTTTAGTGTGGTTTACGTGTGTTAGGGAACAAATTCAACTCACCAGCACGGGCGATCGCTTCCGTGCGTCTTTGCACCTGGAGTTTTTCGAAAATTCTGCGATTGTGCCCTTTGACCGTGTCCAAGGCCAAAAAGAGTTTCTCGCCGATTTCCCTGTTCGAGAGCCCCTTAGCGATGAGCTCGAGCACTTCGACTTCTCGCTGGCTGAGCGACTCGATCAGGTTGCTCTTCATTCCGCGTTTGCTCACTCGCTCCAAACCAGATTGTGCTTCTCGGAGAGCTGGAAGCGGCAGATCGCCACCTAGGCGTAGAGCTTCTTGGTAATATTCTAACGCCGAACTAGCCCTATTTTCAGCTTCCTCTATTTGACCTAGTCCAATCATGGCCATTACAGCCATCAGTTGATGACCCATCATCAGGCTATTCGATATGACTTCGTTATAGGCCTCACGAGCGGTCGAATGATCTCCGCACCTCTGGCAAGCGACGCCCAGCATCCAAGCGGCTGCCGTCCGAATGGCGATATTGTCCGGTCGCAAATACGAGAGCGCACGGCGTGATTGGACGATAACATTGTCAATCCCTTGATTTCCGCTTATCCATACATCGCTTGTAGGTGCAATCAGTCCGACAAGATCATCTGTCTTGTCATCAGTCCTCGTGTTTTTCATAGCGGCTTCAGCTACCTGTAATTTTCGATCAGCACCGTCAGAATTGCCGGTCAACACCAATGATGCCAAAGTAGCCCGAGTCGCAGCGATCAGTCCGATTAGGTCCCTGACACGGGCATCCTGTTCCGCATCTGCCAAGGCCAACTCCGCCACTCGCAGCTTGTGTTCGATGCCCGTCAGCTTACCCGCAATCAGTAGGGCTGAACCATACATCACCCACAACGCAGGTCTGGCATCCAATTCCGCCGCAGGCAATGACTCTAACCAGTTCAGCGAAATGGCTGCAGCACCGCGAAGATGCAACGGCATTCCTTTGCCTTCGAGCAGACGTGCTGAGCGCTCGATGTCATGGGATTCCACGGCATGGCGAAACGCTTCGACTT is from Candidatus Cohnella colombiensis and encodes:
- the sulP gene encoding sulfate permease; amino-acid sequence: MKWMGRYQQYDAAAFRKDLIAGLLVGIIAIPLGMAFAIASGVKPEYGIYTTIIAGILISLLGGSRFQIGGPTGAFIPILFAIVLQYGYENLLIAGFLAGIILVFMGVFKLGALIKFIPRPVTIGFTAGIAVIIFSGQIANFLGLSHIKKHENLVPNMKEILTHLASINIYSVLTAAICLAAVLLSPKFLPKIPGSLVGLVLSSVIATLFFQGHVATIDSSFGAIPSTLPHFHLPEITWDRIKILIQPALIIALLGGIESLLSAVVADGMTGTRHNSNRELIGQGIANIVTPLFGGIPATGAIARTATNIKSGAASPFSGIIHGIVVFLVLILFAPFASKIPLASMAPILMLVAWNMSERKQFAHILKSKTTDSLVLLITFLLTALTNLTTAVEVGLILSVLLFVKRMSELLKVAKVLPDSTDKHEKVKAYMVSEGHDCPQISIFTVEGPLFFGTASIFERSVMHMTDHKPKIILLRMSKVPHIDTTGEAKLARLVKDFQKLGGIVLISGIQLQSMEFLKKTGLYSLIGEDCFIDHTGEAINIALTRLDLNKCMGCKHFAFRECESLSSSSRTLKYELTS
- a CDS encoding DUF4386 domain-containing protein, whose product is MNKIARVAGVLFLVSTGTYMIGNGLLDHVLNRPDFLTNLYPDRTNVFWGSLLELINAMAVVGIAMLLYPILKKHNEAFALGYFGSRILESALLIISAIVPLVLITLSKDYIPLGASKGSSFETIGNLLLEANSVLFQMAMIVLSLGSLLLCNVLYRSRLVPRFLSVIGFIGYAALLTSGCLSIFGKDIGPILYVPGAIFEIVFPVWIIVKGFNLRAFQEERFEY
- a CDS encoding NAD(P)H-dependent oxidoreductase, whose product is MGNLAIGIILGSTRQGRVSPQVGEWVKSIADKRNDANYEIVDIATYKLPLLGEVDATEQATAWNAKLASLDGFVFIVQEYNHSISGALKNALDYARDAWNNKAAGIVSYGSVGGARAAEHLRGILAELLVADVRVHPALSLFTDFENGTVFKPADLHLTNVNGMLDQVLAWSGALKTLR
- a CDS encoding IS110 family transposase → MEPVIGLDVAKGASVFQAFVKRNEVCGKSVTIRHTEEGFGRLGEVIRTLEEQTGNRAVVVLEATGHYHRIVIAYLERMEITHFIVNPLLSKRSKSAQLRKVKTDAADAWHLAEMYYRGDVKPHRTWNECYTELQHITRQHEFVTSLYVQAKLNMRALLDQVFPTYEGVFSDLFSATALTTLQMCLSDQTLEWDEAIRKQASKSRSASWICTKIEHLEFIYRQWKENKNSPTQMQMLKSMVSLLLSMQEQIEVIEDQIRQLAGELPEVELIKSIPGIGDKLAAAIISEIGDAQQFQDPKQLVAFAGLDPGVHSSGQFVATSSRITKRGSKRLRRALFLAVQCGLRRDANAKLKAYYDKKRKEGKPYKVTVIACANKLLHHIYAILKKGQPYQP